Proteins from a genomic interval of Salinarchaeum sp. Harcht-Bsk1:
- a CDS encoding halocyanin domain-containing protein, which produces MDADLPSTRAASFDRRTVLAATGSAVAAALAGCLGGGGPSATSDDWEYLEDGPDYGGWFDDTGNFEGTVDWTGRDSVTIDVGAGDDGRLFAPPAVRVDAGTTITWEWSGAGGPHNVVAEDGSFDSGSSTASGDATYEYTPESTGTYRYVCVPHESMGMVGAVDVV; this is translated from the coding sequence ATGGACGCCGATCTACCTTCCACCCGGGCCGCGTCGTTCGACCGACGAACAGTGCTCGCAGCGACCGGGAGCGCCGTCGCCGCAGCACTCGCCGGCTGTCTCGGTGGGGGCGGTCCGAGCGCGACGAGTGACGACTGGGAGTACCTCGAGGACGGCCCCGACTACGGCGGCTGGTTCGACGACACGGGCAACTTCGAGGGAACCGTCGACTGGACTGGACGCGATTCGGTGACGATCGACGTCGGCGCCGGCGACGACGGCCGGCTGTTCGCGCCGCCGGCGGTGCGAGTCGACGCTGGAACGACGATCACCTGGGAGTGGTCCGGCGCCGGCGGTCCCCACAACGTCGTCGCCGAAGACGGCAGCTTCGACTCGGGAAGTTCCACCGCGAGCGGCGACGCGACCTACGAGTACACGCCCGAGTCGACGGGTACCTACCGGTACGTCTGCGTCCCACACGAGTCGATGGGGATGGTCGGCGCGGTCGACGTGGTCTGA
- the gap gene encoding type I glyceraldehyde-3-phosphate dehydrogenase — translation MSTSSDTVRVGLNGFGRIGRNVFRAALDSDTVDIVGINDVMDVDDMAYLLEYDTVHGTTEGVELDGEDIVVDGTAFPTFSEKDPAQLPWDELDVDVAFEATGLFRTHEDAIKHVEAGADKTIISAPPKGEKEVLTVVYGVNHDEYDGQDVVSNASCTTNSISPVAKVLDEEFGIESGVLTTTHAYTGSQNLIDGPKAKRRRGRAAAENIVPTSTGAAQATTEVLPQLEGKLDGMAMRVPVPDGSITDFVVSLEADVTESEVNAALERAAGGELEGVLGYTEDEVVSSDIVGEPYSSIVDAESTMVMGNQVKVLAWYDNEFGFANRMLDLAEYVVAESETEAAEA, via the coding sequence ATGAGCACGTCGAGTGATACCGTTCGCGTCGGTCTCAACGGCTTCGGACGCATCGGGCGCAACGTCTTCCGCGCTGCCCTGGACAGCGACACCGTCGACATCGTCGGCATCAACGACGTCATGGACGTCGACGACATGGCGTACCTCCTCGAGTACGACACCGTCCACGGCACGACCGAAGGCGTCGAACTCGACGGCGAGGATATCGTCGTCGACGGCACTGCCTTCCCGACCTTCTCCGAGAAGGACCCCGCACAGCTCCCCTGGGACGAACTCGACGTCGACGTCGCCTTCGAGGCGACTGGCCTCTTCCGGACCCACGAGGACGCGATCAAGCACGTCGAGGCGGGCGCCGACAAGACGATCATCTCCGCACCGCCCAAGGGCGAGAAGGAGGTCCTGACGGTCGTCTACGGCGTCAACCACGACGAGTACGACGGCCAGGACGTCGTCTCGAACGCCTCCTGTACCACGAACTCCATCTCCCCCGTCGCGAAGGTCCTCGACGAGGAGTTCGGCATCGAGTCGGGCGTCCTCACGACGACCCACGCCTACACGGGCTCCCAGAACCTCATCGACGGCCCGAAGGCCAAGCGTCGCCGCGGCCGCGCCGCCGCCGAGAACATCGTCCCGACCTCCACCGGTGCTGCGCAGGCGACGACCGAGGTCCTCCCACAGCTCGAGGGGAAACTCGACGGCATGGCGATGCGCGTGCCCGTGCCCGACGGCTCGATTACGGACTTCGTCGTGTCGCTGGAAGCCGACGTCACCGAGTCGGAGGTCAACGCCGCGCTCGAACGCGCCGCAGGCGGCGAACTGGAGGGCGTGCTCGGCTACACCGAGGACGAGGTCGTCTCGTCTGACATCGTCGGCGAGCCCTACTCGTCGATCGTCGACGCCGAGTCGACGATGGTCATGGGCAACCAGGTGAAGGTGCTAGCCTGGTACGACAACGAGTTCGGGTTCGCCAACCGGATGCTCGACCTCGCCGAGTACGTCGTCGCCGAGTCCGAGACCGAGGCGGCCGAGGCCTGA
- a CDS encoding type II glyceraldehyde-3-phosphate dehydrogenase, whose product MVGVGVNGYGTIGKRVADAIAAQPDMTVAGVAKRSPDAGARSALAKGFSLHAPADRMDRFRDAGVPTDGTVEDLIAASDVVIDATPGGVGEQNAPLYDAHDTPAIFQGAEDPSVAETSFTARANYADAVGADRVRVVSCNTTGLSRLLTPIDETWGIERVRVTLVRRGGDPAQPDRGPIDDILPDPIEVPSHHGPDVQTVLPELDIDTMGVTVPATRMHLHAVSITLEDDLDGDLAPEAIRDRLAGQSRLFLVPGDLGVESCGGLKEVAKDAGRPRGDVWENCIWTDSIAVSDGELYCFQAIHQEADVVPENVDAVRAVAGLADGPRSRRLTNDALGLEDSPAAVDHPVRDVGTADD is encoded by the coding sequence ATGGTAGGTGTCGGCGTCAACGGCTACGGAACGATCGGCAAACGCGTCGCGGACGCGATCGCGGCCCAGCCCGACATGACCGTCGCCGGCGTCGCGAAGCGGTCGCCGGACGCCGGCGCGCGGAGCGCGTTGGCGAAAGGGTTCTCCCTCCACGCCCCGGCCGACCGAATGGATCGGTTTCGGGACGCCGGCGTTCCGACCGACGGCACCGTCGAAGACCTGATCGCCGCGAGTGACGTCGTAATCGACGCCACGCCGGGCGGCGTGGGCGAGCAGAACGCCCCGCTGTACGACGCTCACGACACGCCCGCGATCTTCCAGGGTGCGGAGGATCCCTCCGTCGCGGAGACGAGTTTCACTGCTCGCGCGAACTACGCCGACGCGGTTGGTGCCGACCGCGTCCGCGTCGTCTCCTGCAACACCACCGGCCTCTCGCGACTCCTCACGCCGATCGACGAGACCTGGGGAATCGAGCGAGTGCGGGTGACACTCGTTCGACGCGGCGGCGACCCCGCCCAGCCCGATCGCGGACCGATCGACGACATCCTCCCCGACCCGATCGAAGTGCCGTCCCACCACGGTCCCGACGTGCAGACCGTGCTTCCGGAACTCGACATCGACACGATGGGCGTGACGGTACCCGCCACGCGGATGCACCTCCACGCCGTGTCGATCACGCTGGAGGACGACCTCGACGGCGACCTCGCACCGGAAGCGATCCGCGACCGACTCGCTGGCCAGTCCCGCCTCTTTCTCGTGCCCGGCGACCTCGGCGTCGAGAGCTGTGGCGGACTCAAGGAGGTGGCGAAGGACGCCGGTCGTCCGCGCGGCGACGTCTGGGAGAACTGCATCTGGACGGACTCGATCGCCGTGTCTGACGGCGAACTCTACTGTTTCCAGGCGATTCACCAGGAAGCCGACGTGGTCCCCGAGAACGTCGACGCCGTCCGTGCGGTTGCGGGGCTGGCCGACGGGCCGCGGAGCCGCCGGCTGACCAACGACGCGCTCGGCCTCGAGGACAGCCCGGCCGCCGTCGACCACCCGGTTCGTGACGTCGGCACCGCGGACGATTGA
- a CDS encoding metal-dependent hydrolase, with protein sequence MFIGHALLAFALAVLVAEWRGWPTHRAFAIGIATGLFAAAPDVDMLWTVVAIEPSELVVGTRIQPGEFWGSAHGIHRSMTHSLVAAAVAGPAFGLWTLRRSRGADPLGWSTDDASGTDGFDRHTLVSVALALAGLSVLVTAAVLASGFVGGFVMTAFVLAGLAIATASRIYLGLSPVEIGIAAVAGIASHPWGDLVTGEPPALLYPFDVQLISERVLLSGDPTLHLLGAFAIELAAVTIAAIVLARAADLDPIRLVDRRAAAGVLYGAGAVVMVPPTINLSYHFVFSILTVGVVLGGLRRSPRSPYSLRNLYHRFVGDPEAALRTTFTALAGIAVALVSYAVVYLAL encoded by the coding sequence TTGTTCATCGGCCACGCACTCCTGGCGTTCGCCCTCGCGGTGCTGGTCGCCGAGTGGCGAGGCTGGCCGACCCACCGCGCGTTCGCGATCGGGATCGCGACCGGGCTCTTCGCCGCCGCGCCCGACGTCGATATGCTCTGGACAGTCGTCGCCATAGAGCCCAGCGAACTCGTCGTCGGGACGCGGATCCAGCCGGGCGAGTTCTGGGGCTCCGCACACGGCATCCACCGCTCGATGACGCACTCGTTGGTCGCGGCGGCGGTCGCCGGCCCGGCGTTCGGTCTCTGGACCCTGCGACGATCCCGCGGTGCCGACCCGCTGGGCTGGAGCACCGACGACGCGTCCGGGACCGACGGATTCGACCGGCACACCCTCGTGAGCGTTGCCCTCGCGCTCGCAGGATTGAGCGTGCTCGTCACGGCGGCGGTGCTCGCGAGCGGCTTCGTCGGCGGCTTCGTGATGACCGCGTTCGTGCTCGCTGGTCTCGCGATCGCGACCGCCTCCCGGATCTACCTCGGACTCTCACCGGTCGAGATCGGAATCGCCGCCGTCGCGGGGATCGCCTCGCACCCGTGGGGCGACCTGGTGACCGGCGAGCCGCCGGCGCTCCTCTACCCCTTCGACGTCCAGCTCATCTCCGAGCGAGTCCTGCTGAGTGGCGACCCGACGCTCCACCTGCTCGGCGCGTTCGCGATCGAACTCGCCGCCGTGACGATCGCCGCGATCGTCCTGGCGAGAGCCGCCGATCTCGATCCGATCCGGCTCGTCGATCGCCGCGCGGCAGCGGGCGTGCTCTACGGCGCCGGCGCAGTCGTGATGGTGCCGCCGACGATCAATCTCTCCTATCACTTCGTGTTCTCGATCCTGACCGTCGGCGTCGTCCTCGGCGGACTCCGACGCTCTCCGCGGAGCCCCTACTCGCTCCGGAACCTCTACCACCGCTTCGTCGGTGACCCCGAGGCCGCACTCCGGACGACGTTCACGGCGCTGGCGGGGATTGCCGTCGCGCTGGTCAGCTACGCCGTGGTCTATCTCGCACTCTGA
- a CDS encoding Hsp20/alpha crystallin family protein, protein MRRDDRDDPFDDIFREIERLMDDVMHGDAPTIDETGFGGDAHVDVHETDELVRVVADLPGVERDDLALRCDGEVLTLDVESEHRHLQERITLPATVDEHSADASFNNGVLEVTFDRTDDSASINL, encoded by the coding sequence ATGCGCCGCGACGACCGCGACGATCCCTTCGACGACATCTTCCGGGAGATCGAGCGGCTGATGGACGACGTCATGCACGGCGACGCCCCGACGATCGACGAGACTGGCTTCGGTGGCGACGCGCACGTAGACGTCCACGAGACCGACGAACTGGTTCGGGTCGTCGCGGATCTTCCAGGGGTCGAACGCGACGACCTCGCACTCCGCTGTGACGGCGAAGTGCTCACCCTCGACGTCGAGAGTGAGCACCGCCACCTCCAGGAGCGGATCACGCTCCCCGCGACCGTCGACGAGCACTCCGCGGACGCCTCCTTCAACAACGGGGTCCTCGAGGTCACGTTCGACCGGACCGACGATTCCGCGTCGATCAATCTCTAA
- a CDS encoding HalX domain-containing protein: MSSSRGDGGSTISEESTGTGQSVSVSPPTVLIADGPNRAKRYEQWIQDPFPVRRARSPDEARDEITKDIGVAIAGAGVSDETTQELLELVTVRSPFARAIVVQGDDQPPMLEGAGYDVCLFTPVEKGDLRQAVHQLARISTYERAVSAFFEYTTHAASIQVGKSEEELADHETYQKIQARIEQIKATLERIRSSMDEADRRVLMESIESDPAAGFSEHPSSSGGRHPDRCSECHLDWGTRHGDGLGKGYDQLGAFVWKCTRCGAVQQSASASHQWVARR, encoded by the coding sequence ATGAGTTCTTCCCGTGGAGATGGAGGCTCGACTATCTCCGAAGAGTCCACGGGAACCGGGCAATCGGTCTCCGTTTCCCCGCCGACCGTCCTGATCGCCGACGGCCCCAATCGGGCGAAGCGATACGAGCAGTGGATTCAGGATCCGTTCCCGGTCCGACGAGCACGGTCCCCGGACGAAGCCCGTGACGAGATAACCAAGGACATCGGCGTCGCGATCGCCGGTGCCGGCGTCTCCGACGAGACGACACAGGAGCTTCTGGAACTCGTCACCGTCCGGAGCCCCTTCGCACGGGCGATCGTCGTGCAGGGAGACGACCAGCCGCCGATGCTCGAAGGGGCCGGCTACGACGTCTGTCTGTTCACCCCGGTGGAGAAAGGCGACCTGCGTCAGGCCGTCCACCAGCTCGCGCGTATCTCGACCTACGAGCGGGCCGTCTCGGCCTTTTTCGAGTACACGACGCACGCCGCGAGCATCCAGGTCGGGAAGAGCGAGGAGGAACTCGCCGATCACGAGACCTACCAGAAGATCCAGGCCAGGATCGAGCAGATCAAAGCCACCCTCGAGCGCATCCGTTCGTCGATGGACGAGGCCGACCGGCGCGTGCTGATGGAGTCGATCGAGTCCGACCCGGCCGCGGGGTTCAGCGAGCATCCCTCCTCTTCCGGCGGTCGGCATCCGGATCGTTGCAGCGAGTGCCACCTCGATTGGGGCACCAGGCACGGAGACGGCCTCGGCAAGGGCTACGATCAACTCGGCGCCTTCGTCTGGAAGTGCACGCGCTGTGGCGCTGTCCAACAGAGTGCGAGTGCGAGCCACCAGTGGGTCGCGCGCCGGTAG
- a CDS encoding RimK family alpha-L-glutamate ligase: MLRLAVATDAETFERLEEPLAARGIEVVHLQTKERTIGLTEPDARENAFAAADHDVGYVFPPRDVEGAVADAMLEIPWLVDHADVQTSRNKAEVLARCAAAGLPVPVTVLVSNPIDENRIREAVEQVGPPVVIKPTSTTRGVGVAKVGDADSALGVADYLDLVHDFAATGDKSFLVQSFVPDARDVRAMTIEGEYVGAVERERAGGWRHNVHRGAEATGIDLDPELRSLAEAVAQLLGIDLLGVDLLVTEDDAFVSETNARPTIDDASKYEPDFYDRLSSAIERTADEQ, encoded by the coding sequence GTGTTGCGCCTCGCCGTCGCGACGGACGCCGAAACGTTCGAACGGCTCGAGGAGCCACTCGCAGCGCGAGGCATCGAGGTCGTCCACCTCCAGACGAAAGAGCGGACGATCGGGCTGACGGAACCAGACGCGAGAGAGAACGCGTTCGCGGCCGCCGACCACGACGTCGGCTACGTATTTCCACCCCGGGACGTCGAGGGCGCGGTCGCCGACGCGATGCTCGAGATTCCGTGGCTCGTCGACCACGCCGACGTGCAGACCTCCCGGAACAAGGCCGAGGTCCTCGCTCGATGTGCCGCGGCCGGCCTGCCGGTGCCCGTGACCGTGCTCGTCTCGAATCCGATCGACGAGAACCGGATCCGCGAGGCCGTCGAGCAGGTCGGACCGCCCGTCGTGATCAAGCCGACCTCGACGACGCGGGGCGTCGGCGTCGCGAAGGTCGGCGACGCCGACTCCGCGCTCGGCGTCGCTGACTACCTCGACCTCGTGCACGACTTCGCGGCGACCGGCGACAAGTCCTTTCTCGTCCAGTCGTTCGTGCCCGACGCCCGCGACGTCCGAGCGATGACGATCGAGGGCGAGTACGTCGGCGCCGTCGAGCGCGAGCGAGCCGGTGGCTGGCGACACAACGTCCATCGGGGCGCCGAGGCGACCGGGATCGACCTCGATCCGGAGCTACGCTCGCTCGCGGAGGCCGTCGCCCAGCTGCTCGGCATCGACCTGCTCGGCGTGGACCTGCTGGTCACCGAAGACGACGCGTTCGTCTCCGAGACCAACGCCCGACCGACGATCGACGACGCGAGCAAGTACGAACCCGACTTCTACGATCGACTGTCGTCGGCGATCGAGCGCACCGCTGACGAGCAGTAG
- a CDS encoding phosphoglycerate kinase, with protein sequence MAAFHTTDELDPGQRLLVRIDVNAPIEDGEVQSTRRFERHAESIRELLDAGHALAIMAHQGRPGRDTFTGLEQHAFILSDLVGEEIEYVPSTFGEEAVEAIADLEPNPDAASAGAEDAAGDADTTGEAILLENVRMTDGELPEEPPEVKAQTEFVRTLAKAFDGYVNDGYSVAHRSHASIVGFPEVMDSYAGPVMADEYEYNTSVERREFDGDVTMVLGGTKAEDVIAAMDHLEDTVDTFLLGGVVGELFLRARGHPVGHDLEDGPDLYDENYEKNEDLIADVLDRFGDRIETPVDLAYEDENGERAEHAVVDVEEKTVSYMDIGHETVEAYRPIVEDSAAVLVKGALGVFEDERFSYGTVEVLRAAGESDAFCVVGGGDTARTVPMYDLDPAGFDHLSIAGGAYLQALTGEGLVGVDALERAAERMDG encoded by the coding sequence ATGGCCGCGTTCCACACCACCGACGAACTCGATCCCGGACAGCGCCTCCTCGTCCGGATCGACGTCAACGCGCCGATCGAGGACGGCGAGGTCCAGTCGACCCGCCGGTTCGAGCGCCACGCAGAGTCGATCCGCGAGTTGCTCGACGCGGGGCACGCCCTCGCGATCATGGCCCATCAGGGCCGCCCCGGTCGAGACACGTTCACCGGCCTGGAACAGCACGCGTTCATCCTCTCCGACCTCGTCGGCGAGGAAATCGAGTACGTGCCCTCTACCTTCGGCGAGGAAGCCGTCGAAGCGATCGCCGACCTGGAACCGAATCCCGACGCCGCGAGTGCGGGCGCGGAGGATGCCGCCGGCGATGCCGACACCACCGGCGAGGCGATTCTCCTCGAGAACGTCCGGATGACCGACGGCGAACTACCCGAGGAGCCCCCGGAGGTCAAGGCCCAGACGGAGTTCGTCCGCACGCTCGCGAAGGCCTTCGACGGCTACGTCAACGACGGCTACTCCGTCGCCCACCGTTCCCACGCCTCGATCGTCGGCTTCCCCGAGGTGATGGATTCCTACGCCGGCCCCGTGATGGCCGACGAGTACGAGTACAACACCTCGGTCGAGCGCCGCGAGTTCGACGGTGACGTGACGATGGTCCTCGGCGGCACCAAGGCCGAGGACGTCATCGCCGCGATGGACCACCTCGAGGACACCGTCGACACCTTCCTGCTCGGCGGCGTCGTCGGCGAACTGTTCCTCCGCGCCCGCGGCCATCCGGTCGGCCACGACCTCGAGGACGGTCCCGACCTCTACGACGAGAACTACGAGAAGAACGAGGACCTCATCGCCGACGTCCTCGATCGGTTCGGCGACCGCATCGAGACGCCGGTCGACCTCGCGTACGAGGACGAGAACGGCGAGCGCGCCGAGCACGCCGTCGTGGACGTCGAGGAGAAGACGGTCTCGTACATGGATATCGGTCACGAGACGGTGGAGGCCTACCGACCGATCGTCGAGGACTCCGCCGCGGTGCTCGTCAAGGGCGCCCTCGGCGTCTTCGAGGACGAGCGCTTCAGCTACGGGACGGTGGAAGTGCTCCGTGCTGCTGGCGAGTCCGACGCGTTCTGCGTCGTCGGAGGCGGCGACACCGCCCGGACCGTGCCGATGTACGATCTCGATCCGGCCGGCTTCGACCACCTCTCGATCGCCGGCGGCGCGTACCTCCAGGCGCTGACCGGCGAGGGACTCGTGGGCGTCGACGCGCTAGAACGGGCCGCCGAGCGGATGGACGGCTGA
- a CDS encoding thiamine-phosphate synthase family protein: MSLRLPEEIVAEQFVPTARTMLARELDERGLTQQAIADRLGITQAAVSNHLNGQVDVAAPIADDPRMAATVEEIADGFAEGSMDEVDALGELVALVQAFEDRGPICELHEQAMPALEGLGCDLCVRGRDEAVQAERDALAAVREASRRLGASQEMVTMVPNVGTNVATAIPGATEPTDVAAVPGRLIRMRGRIEVPANPEFGASRNVATAILAATTVDPEMRGAINLALDEDLLAAARERGIDPIEFDPEYENRRERLVSLFEERGSVPRLCYHRGAFGVEPVCYVFGETAVEAVDLAIELRNAVAGQTG; this comes from the coding sequence ATGTCGCTTCGGCTCCCCGAGGAGATCGTCGCCGAGCAGTTCGTCCCCACCGCACGGACGATGCTCGCCCGCGAACTCGACGAACGGGGACTCACCCAGCAGGCGATCGCCGACCGACTCGGGATCACGCAAGCTGCGGTGTCCAACCACCTCAACGGACAGGTCGACGTGGCCGCGCCGATCGCCGACGATCCGCGGATGGCTGCAACCGTCGAGGAGATCGCGGACGGGTTCGCAGAGGGGAGCATGGACGAGGTCGACGCGCTCGGGGAACTGGTCGCGCTCGTCCAGGCGTTCGAGGATCGCGGCCCGATCTGTGAACTGCACGAGCAGGCGATGCCCGCCCTGGAGGGGCTGGGCTGTGACCTCTGCGTCCGCGGCCGGGACGAGGCCGTCCAGGCCGAGCGAGACGCCCTGGCTGCCGTCCGGGAGGCGTCGCGACGCCTCGGCGCGAGCCAGGAGATGGTGACGATGGTGCCGAACGTCGGCACGAACGTCGCGACGGCGATTCCCGGCGCGACGGAGCCGACCGACGTCGCCGCAGTGCCCGGGCGCCTCATCCGGATGCGGGGACGGATCGAGGTCCCCGCCAATCCCGAGTTCGGCGCGTCCCGAAACGTCGCCACCGCGATCCTCGCCGCCACGACCGTCGATCCCGAGATGCGAGGCGCGATCAACCTCGCGCTCGACGAGGACCTCCTCGCGGCGGCCCGGGAACGTGGGATCGATCCGATCGAGTTCGACCCGGAGTACGAGAACCGTCGCGAGCGTCTCGTCTCGCTGTTCGAGGAGCGCGGCTCCGTCCCGAGACTCTGCTACCATCGCGGCGCCTTCGGCGTCGAACCCGTCTGCTACGTCTTCGGCGAGACGGCGGTCGAGGCGGTCGACCTCGCGATAGAACTCCGGAACGCCGTCGCTGGCCAGACTGGTTGA